One stretch of Enoplosus armatus isolate fEnoArm2 chromosome 1, fEnoArm2.hap1, whole genome shotgun sequence DNA includes these proteins:
- the pdcd5 gene encoding programmed cell death protein 5, whose product MADDELEAIRRQRMAELQAKHGDSSNNQQGEEAKQRETDMRNSILAQVLDQSARARLSNLALVKPEKAQAVENYLIQMARFGKLGGKISESGLIEILENVSQQTDKKTTVKFNRRKVMDSDDDDDDY is encoded by the exons ATGGCAGACGACGAATTGGAAGCAATTAGGAGGCAAAGAATGGCGGAACTACAGGCAAAGCACGGG GATTCTTCAAATAATCAGCAAGGAGAGGAGGCCAAGCAAAG agagacagacatgaggaACTCTATATTGGCTCAAGTTCTCGACCAGTCTGCTCGGGCCAGAT tgaGCAATCTTGCTTTGGTGAAGCCAGAGAAGGCCCAAGCAGTTGAAAACTATCTAATTCAAATGGCTCGTTTTGGAAAGTTAGGAGGAAAG ATTTCGGAGTCAGGCTTGATCGAGATTCTAGAAAACGTCAGCCAGCAAACAGATAAGAAGACAACTGTCAAA TTCAACAGACGGAAGGTGATGGACTCagatgacgacgatgatgattACTAA
- the uraha gene encoding 5-hydroxyisourate hydrolase produces the protein MSVYRLQQLKGHILPENKITAMAGSPSPLTTHVLNTAMGVPGSNMALSLYQQDPSTNSWSLITTGTTNDDGRCPGLITKQMFTSGVYKMHFETAQYWESMGETSFYPYVEIAFTIKDPGQKYHVPLLLSRFSYSTYRGS, from the exons ATGAGTGTGTACAGGCTGCAGCAACTCAAGGGTCATATTTTGCCTGAAAATAAG ATCACAGCAATGGCAGGCTCACCCAGTCCTCTGACCACCCATGTGCTGAATACTGCGATGGGTGTCCCTGGCTCGAACATGGCCCTCAGTCTCTATCAACAAGACCCCTCCACTAATTCCTGGAGTCTGATAACCACAGG GACCACTAATGATGATGGACGTTGTCCAGGACTcatcacaaaacaaatgtttacatcTGGAGtgtataaaatgcattttgagaCTGCTCAGTACTGGGAGAGTATGGGAGAGACCTCCTTTTACCCATATGTTGAG atTGCCTTCACTATAAAAGACCCTGGCCAAAAGTACCACGTTCCTCTGCTCCTGAGTCGTTTCTCTTATAGTACATACAGAGGGAGCTAG